In Papaver somniferum cultivar HN1 unplaced genomic scaffold, ASM357369v1 unplaced-scaffold_135, whole genome shotgun sequence, one DNA window encodes the following:
- the LOC113333932 gene encoding trichohyalin-like isoform X2 yields MKTRKMAAAAQQEACRYRGNICKILSGDNHLQFCDKHYKFHTDFLRNNPSILKKWHHDLLGSDSTPDLTKKKKRKQAPDQQRSILPPDEERCCRNDGMIWRCKNFRMKTKSYCQQHCTSIFLHNKNRLMKKKKNKKNSGSDFSKKKRNSGSDSNCTKRPGKRQLTDQPSTSNPSTSSDGIVGAGSVKIGAKRKRVERMSGELKSFTGIRETRASKRRKMLMEGGETSNQPATNDNFESDGIVGGASAEIGAKRKRLEKMSGEPKSLTGIRETRASKRWKMLMEGGETSNQPAANDNFESDAIVGGASAEIGSKGKNVERTKGSGEPVIELESVNLYKSNCFELSMEPEKNKVELEKNQVELEKNQVELEKNEVEIEKKKVEVEKNKMEPEKNKMEPEKVEAELEKNEVELETNEVEIEKKKVELEKNKMEPEKNKMEPEKNKMEPEKVKAELEKNEVELETNEVELEKKKVELEKNKMEPEKNKVELEKNEVELETNAVELEMNAVELGKKKLELEKNKMEPEKNKAELEKNEVELEKNEVEREENEVEREKNKVELEKNEVELEKNEVEREKNKMEPEKNKMELEKHEVELEKKKVELEKNKMELEKNEVELETNEVELEKKKVELEKNKMEPEKNKMEPEKVKAELEKNEVELEKKKVELEKNKMEPEMNKVELEKPEKNKVELEKVKAELEKNEVELETNAVELGKKKVEVEKNKMEPEKNKVELEKNEVELEKNEVEREKNKMEPEKNKLELEKHEVELEKNKMELEKNKVDPEKMKVELEKKKVECTEFQDKLAEVEETRKSTSKDENATELWRMKCSNSEILVQRMENENSTIGCVETRISNLVSLVPGNGKESSILRCQELSYSEKIESEARGLQNEITQTGEKQRDENMSKPNAETRGEGSKDSRAYELKAEEKVLNVEEGKGWGCLEERPSQHGSSSQADLEMCKKTFVNLVSDSIDGGDSLGAEDSLGDSMDMLAMKNLNMNKDKMKWNSEADMLSSVEEDPEFCMKAVGALYQQEIPEDEIYPKGLVD; encoded by the exons ATGAAGACTCGCAAGATGGCTGCTGCTGCACAACAAGAGGCTTGCAGATACAGAGGAAACATATGCAAGATTTTAAGTGGTGATAATCATCTACAGTTCTGTGATAAACATTACAAGTTTCATACTGATTTTCTGAGAAACAATCCCTCGATTCTGAAGAAGTGGCATCATGATCTTCTTGGGTCTGACAGTACTCCAGAtctaacgaagaagaagaagaggaagcaggCTCCCGATCAGCAGAGATCCATCCTACCTCCAGACGAAGAGCGTTGTTGTAGAAATGATGGAATGATATGGAGATGTAAGAATTTCAGGATGAAGACTAAAAGTTATTGTCAACAACATTGCACTTCTATTTTTCTGCATAACAAGAATCGtcttatgaagaagaagaagaataagaagaacagTGGATCTGATTTTTCTAAGAAGAAGAGGAACAGTGGATCTGATTCAAATTGCACTAAACGGCCGGGGAAACGGCAGCTGACGGACCAACCATCTACTAGTAATCCTTCCACCAGCT CTGATGGAATTGTAGGTGCTGGTTCTGTCAAAATTGGTGCAAAGAGGAAAAGAGTTGAAAGAATGTCAGGAGAACTAAAATCATTCACAGGAATTAGGGAAACTAGGGCCTCGAAACGGAGGAAGATGTTAATGGAAGGTGGTGAAACAAGTAATCAACCAGCTACAAATGATAACTTTGAAT CTGATGGAATTGTAGGTGGTGCTTCTGCTGAAATTGGTGCAAAGAGGAAAAGACTTGAAAAAATGTCAGGAGAACCAAAATCATTGACAGGAATTAGGGAAACTAGGGCCTCGAAACGGTGGAAGATGTTAATGGAAGGTGGTGAAACAAGTAACCAACCAGCTGCAAATGATAACTTTGAAT CTGATGCAATCGTAGGTGGTGCTTCTGCTGAAATTGGGTCAAAGGGGAAAAATGTCGAAAGAACAAAAGGGTCTGGAGAACCTGTAATTGAATTGGAGAGCGTGAACCTTTATAAAAGTAACTGCTTTGAATTATCTATGGAGCCTGAGAAGAATAAGGTGGAGCTTGAGAAGAATCAAGTAGAGCTTGAGAAGAATCAAGTAGAGCTTGAGAAGAATGAAGTAGAGATTGAGAAGAAAAAGGTGGAGGTTGAGAAGAATAAGATGGAGCCTGAGAAGAATAAGATGGAGCCTGAGAAGGTGGAAGCGGAGCTTGAGAAGAATGAAGTAGAGCTTGAGACGAATGAAGTAGAGATTGAGAAGAAAAAGGTGGAGCTTGAGAAGAATAAGATGGAGCCTGAGAAG AATAAGATGGAGCCTGAGAAGAATAAGATGGAGCCTGAGAAGGTGAAAGCGGAGCTTGAGAAGAATGAAGTAGAGCTTGAGACGAATGAAGTAGAGCTTGAGAAGAAAAAGGTGGAGCTTGAGAAGAATAAGATGGAGCCTGAGAAGAATAAGGTGGAGCTTGAGAAGAACGAAGTAGAGCTTGAGACGAATGCAGTAGAGCTTGAGATGAATGCAGTAGAGCTTGGGAAGAAAAAGCTGGAGCTTGAGAAGAATAAGATGGAGCCTGAGAAGAATAAGGCGGAGCTTGAGAAGAATGAAGTAGAGCTTGAGAAGAATGAGGTGGAGCGTGAGGAGAATGAGGTGGAGCgtgagaagaataaggttgagCTTGAGAAGAATGAAGTAGAGCTTGAGAAGAATGAGGTGGAGCGTGAGAAGAATAAGATGGAGCCTGAGAAGAATAAGATGGAGCTTGAGAAGCATGAAGTAGAGCTTGAGAAGAAAAAGGTGGAGCTTGAGAAGAATAAGATGGAGCTTGAGAAGAATGAAGTAGAGCTTGAGACGAATGAAGTAGAGCTTGAGAAGAAAAAGGTGGAGCTTGAGAAGAATAAGATGGAGCCTGAGAAGAATAAGATGGAGCCCGAGAAGGTGAAAGCGGAGCTTGAGAAGAATGAAGTAGAGCTTGAGAAGAAAAAGGTGGAGCTTGAGAAGAATAAGATGGAGCCTGAGATGAATAAGGTGGAGCTTGAGAAGCCTGAGAAGAATAAGGTGGAGCTTGAGAAGGTGAAAGCGGAGCTTGAGAAGAACGAAGTAGAGCTTGAGACGAATGCAGTAGAGCTTGGGAAGAAAAAGGTGGAGGTTGAGAAGAATAAGATGGAGCCTGAGAAGAATAAGGTGGAGCTTGAGAAGAATGAAGTAGAGCTTGAGAAGAATGAGGTAGAGCGTGAGAAGAATAAGATGGAGCCTGAGAAGAATAAGTTGGAGCTTGAGAAGCATGAAGTAGAGCTTGAGAAGAATAAGATGGAGCTTGAGAAGAATAAAGTAGATCCTGAGAAAATGAAAGTGGAGCTTGAGAAGAAGAAGGTAGAGTGCACTGAATTCCAGGATAAATTAGCGGAGGTAGAAGAAACTAGAAAGAGTACTTCTAAAGATGAGAATGCAACTGAATTATGGAGAATGAAGTGTTCCAATTCGGAGATTCTAGTCCAAAGAATGGAAAATGAAAATTCAACAATTGGATGTGTTGAGACACGCATTTCTAATTTGGTGAGCCTAGTCCCGGGGAATGGAAAAGAAAGTTCGATATTGAGATGTCAAGAACTGAGTTACTCTGAAAAGATAGAGTCTGAAGCGCGGGGTTTGCAGAATGAAATTACTCAAACTGGTGAAAAGCAAAGAGATGAAAACATGAGCAAACCTAATGCTGAAACCAGAGGTGAAGGGAGCAAGGATTCTCGTGCGTATGAACTGAAAGCCGAGGAGAAAGTGCTGAATGTTGAAGAAGGGAAGGGTTGGGGCTGTTTGGAAGAGAGACCATCTCAACATGGATCATCATCTCAAGCTGATCTGGAAATGTGTAAGAAGACTTTCGTGAACTTGGTCTCTGACTCAATTGACGGTGGTGATAGTCTTGGCGCGGAAGATTCTCTTGGTGACTCAATGGATATGCTGgcgatgaaaaatttgaatatgaacaaagacaaaatgaaatggaattctGAGGCTGATATGCTTTCTTCAGTTGAAGAGGACCCTGAGTTTTGTATGAAAGCTGTTGGTGCTCTCTATCAACAGGAAATACCCGAAGATGAAATATATCCCAAGGGATTGGTCGATTGA